In the Malus domestica chromosome 16, GDT2T_hap1 genome, one interval contains:
- the LOC103401213 gene encoding transcription repressor OFP12-like, whose amino-acid sequence MSKIIGKNFPLCFPNIIKCLPTIQAPPDHASNELDHENQPPRSSTTNTSCTSLIIKNFNSLYNDFNLINSSSDHSTSKSLTASSSADDDHFYSSSDSDSDQYSPPDFATIFASQRFFFSSPGQSNSIVESPGTTTKPKSSQKRMLVTKGVRVSKYSSNPYMDFRLSMEEMLKANRDHISASESGDHVHHDMEYLHELLFCYLSLNPKHAHKDIINAFTDLLICLLCAEDSSPAALVADDRQEQPETH is encoded by the coding sequence ATGTCAAAAATCATAGGCAAGAACTTCCCCCTCTGCTTCCCCAATATCATCAAATGCCTACCTACAATCCAAGCTCCCCCAGATCACGCCTCAAACGAATTAGACCACGAAAACCAGCCACCACGTTCCTCCACCACCAACACCTCATGTACATCgctgatcatcaagaacttcaACTCCCTCTATAATGACTTCAACTTGATCAACTCATCATCAGACCACTCAACCTCCAAATCCCTCACAGCCTCCTCCTCCGCCGATGACGATCATTTCTACTCCTCCTCCGACTCAGACTCTGACCAGTACTCCCCTCCCGACTTTGCCACCATCTTCGCCTCTCAAcgattcttcttctcctccccgGGACAATCCAACTCCATCGTCGAGTCTCCAGGCACCACCACAAAACCCAAGTCGTCTCAGAAAAGAATGTTGGTCACCAAAGGCGTGCGCGTTTCCAAGTATTCCTCAAACCCTTACATGGATTTTCGGCTTTCAATGGAGGAAATGCTCAAGGCGAATCGAGATCATATATCGGCAAGTGAATCAGGTGATCATGTTCATCATGACATGGAGTATTTACATGAGCTTCTCTTTTGCTACCTTTCGCTCAATCCGAAACACGCCCACAAGGACATTATCAATGCCTTCACCGACCTTCTCATCTGCCTACTGTGTGCTGAAGATTCATCACCAGCAGCTTTGGTGGCCGATGACCGTCAAGAACAACCAGAAACTCATTAG